A single window of Cololabis saira isolate AMF1-May2022 chromosome 24, fColSai1.1, whole genome shotgun sequence DNA harbors:
- the LOC133424968 gene encoding vesicle transport protein SFT2B-like isoform X1, with the protein MDKLKKVLSGQDDGSDGSNILERANQASTLAWGTRMKGFLICFILGAFSSILATCLLWIPGFGLPVFAVLYSAGNLCALASTSFLIGPCRQLKTMCAPERALATAIMLVCLVLTLCSAFWWKNNGLALLFCILQFLAFTWYGLSYIPFARDAVMKMFSLCL; encoded by the exons ATGGATAAACTGAAGAAGGTTCTGAGCGGCCAGGACGATGGCAGTGATGGGAGCAACATTCTGGAG agAGCCAATCAGGCGTCGACGCTGGCCTGGGGGACCAGGATGAAGGGCTTCCTGATCTGCTTCATCCTGGGAGCCTTTAGCTCCATCCTG GCCACGTGTCTGTTGTGGATCCCGGGGTTCGGACTTCCGGTGTTCGCTGTCCTGTACAGCGCCGGGAACCTCTGCGCGCTGGCCAG TACCTCGTTCCTGATTGGTCCGTGCCGCCAGCTGAAGACCATGTGTGCCCCGGAGCGAGCCCTGGCCACCGCCATCATGCTG GTGTGCCTGGTGCTGACGCTGTGCTCTGCCTTCTGG TGGAAGAACAACGGCCTTGCGCTGCTCTTCTGCATCCTCCAGTTCCTGGCCTTCACCTG GTACGGACTCTCCTACATCCCGTTTGccag GGACGCCGTCATGAAGATGTTCTCCCTCTGCTTGTAG
- the LOC133424968 gene encoding uncharacterized protein LOC133424968 isoform X2, translating to MDKLKKVLSGQDDGSDGSNILERANQASTLAWGTRMKGFLICFILGAFSSILRREPLRAGQYLVPDWSVPPAEDHVCPGASPGHRHHAGVPGADAVLCLLVEEQRPCAALLHPPVPGLHLVRTLLHPVCQGRRHEDVLPLLVALLPLPPTS from the exons ATGGATAAACTGAAGAAGGTTCTGAGCGGCCAGGACGATGGCAGTGATGGGAGCAACATTCTGGAG agAGCCAATCAGGCGTCGACGCTGGCCTGGGGGACCAGGATGAAGGGCTTCCTGATCTGCTTCATCCTGGGAGCCTTTAGCTCCATCCTG CGCCGGGAACCTCTGCGCGCTGGCCAG TACCTCGTTCCTGATTGGTCCGTGCCGCCAGCTGAAGACCATGTGTGCCCCGGAGCGAGCCCTGGCCACCGCCATCATGCTG GTGTGCCTGGTGCTGACGCTGTGCTCTGCCTTCTGG TGGAAGAACAACGGCCTTGCGCTGCTCTTCTGCATCCTCCAGTTCCTGGCCTTCACCTG GTACGGACTCTCCTACATCCCGTTTGccag GGACGCCGTCATGAAGATGTTCTCCCTCTGCTTGTAGCGTTGCTGCCCCTCCCACCAACCAGCTAG